In Fervidobacterium sp., the sequence ACAAGCCAAACCCGGTCAATTTGTTATAGTAAGAACAAGTGAAAAAGGTGAAAGAATACCATTAACAATAGTGGACGTGAATGGAGAAGATCTTAGACTTGTTGTCAAGGCAGTAGGTAAATCAACGTATGAACTGTGTGCTTTGAAAGAGAAAGATACACTTTACGATGTTGTGGGACCTCTTGGGAAACCTAGTGAAGTTAAGCGTTATGGTAACGTTCTAGTAATTGGTGGTGGAGTGGGCATAGCTGCTGTATTACCAATTGCAAAGGCTTTAAAAAATACGGAAAACAGAATAACTGTTATTATAGGGTCAAAAACTGCTCAAGATCTAATACTAAAAGATGAATTTACCTTTGCGGACAAACTTGTGTTAACAACCGATGATGGTTCTATAGGCTACAAAGGAACTGTGATAGACGCTATGAAAACAGAGCTTGATAGTGAGAATTACAACATTATTTGGTCAATTGGTCCAGCTTTAATGATGAAATATTCAAGTGAGGTTGCCAAAACTTATAACATTCCAATATGGGTTTCACTGAATTCGATAATGATAGATGGTACTGGTATGTGCGGCGGTTGTCGAACTGTAATAAAAACAGAGAACTCAGAGGAAATAAAATACGTGTGTGTCGATGGACCTGAATTTGATGGTCGATACGTGGATTGGGATAGCTTTATAAAAAGACTTAACCAATACAAAGAACAAGAAAAACTATCACTTGAAAAATACTTAAGAGAAGTTGGTGAACCTACATGGCTG encodes:
- a CDS encoding sulfide/dihydroorotate dehydrogenase-like FAD/NAD-binding protein, with translation MTVEKISNIIKSKRKLSYGIHEFWIENSLISKQAKPGQFVIVRTSEKGERIPLTIVDVNGEDLRLVVKAVGKSTYELCALKEKDTLYDVVGPLGKPSEVKRYGNVLVIGGGVGIAAVLPIAKALKNTENRITVIIGSKTAQDLILKDEFTFADKLVLTTDDGSIGYKGTVIDAMKTELDSENYNIIWSIGPALMMKYSSEVAKTYNIPIWVSLNSIMIDGTGMCGGCRTVIKTENSEEIKYVCVDGPEFDGRYVDWDSFIKRLNQYKEQEKLSLEKYLREVGEPTWL